Genomic DNA from Carnobacterium divergens DSM 20623:
CTAATACAAAAATGAGATTAAAGAAAAGTAAGCCAGTTCCTTTTATGAGGCGTTTGAAAAGACCATCGTGATTTTCCTTTGGTAAATAGTGATTTTCTTGATAAATTGGGTTTGCTTCAAAGGCAACCCAATCACCTTGGCTAAATTCAGGGCCTTTTGCTTTAGGTTCTACACCATACATAGCCAAAATTTCTTTGGCAATTTGTTTAGGATTTCCTAGTTCTTTAGCAATTTGTTCTTCTGATTTTCCTTGAGCTAAGCCGTTTTCAAAGTGTTCAACGTAGTCGCTCATTACGTCTTGACGGTCGTTTTCTGATAAGTCACGTAGACTTAGTTTTAATTCAATCATAAAATGTTCTTTATTCATGGTTCAAGTCATCTCCTAATTCAATAATAGTTTCAACACTATCTGCAAAGTGCTGCCAATCAATTAACTGTTTTTCTAGATAAGTAATGCCTAAATCAGTGAGATGGTAGTATTTCCGACTAGGACCTTCATTAGATTCTTGAAGATAAGTCGTGCATATACCATCGGTTGTCAATTTTCGTAATAAGGGGTAGATCGTCCCTTCAGATATTTCAATATGTTGAGAAATCGTTTCGACTAGTTCGTATCCGTAACAATCTTTCTTTTTCAATAGAACAAGTACACATAAACCTAAAACTCCTTTTTTAAATTGAGTGTTCATTTTTTCACCTGCCAACCATCGTAATTTCTAAATTAACTATAACGGCTACTACTATCTATTACAAGGTAGTAAGCTAAAAACAAGACTAAAGTATGAGGTGGAGTTGGACTTGAAATGTAGAAGCATCTCCAACTTAGAAACCGATTTCAAATAAATCATGAAAAAGACAAACTTTCTTATCAATTACTTAATAACTGTTTGGTAAAGTAAGGACAGATAAGGAAAGGGCGTGTAAATATGTTACTTGATGATAGCAATTTAATCAATGAAATTGGTTGTGCACAAATTAAAGAAGTGGCATTTCCAACTATTACAATTGAAACTGAAGATGGACAATTACTTAAAATAAATGTAACGAAAAAACAAAAAAGAGATCCTATTTTTTGGAAATCAATTAAAGATATTTGGCAAGCAGGAATTTGGATTCCTTTTAATAAGAAGCTTTCACACTTACTTGATAATGATTGGTTAGTTGAACCAGCAATGGCTTAAATACTTAATAAAGAAAAAAAGCTCCTCATTTTAATGAGGAGCTTTTTTAGTGTGTTTTATTAAAAGGAATGTTACGAAACGATGTCGTTTATTAAGAATTTAAAGAATTGACGTTATTTCTTTAAAAAAATTTAAAAGAACGATATAATGTACAGAGTACTTATTGAATTTATAAAAATAATCCATGTCTAATTAAAAAAAGAAAAGTTAAAAACATACATCAAGCAAGAAAAAAGGGAGGTTGTTTACTTTGGAAACAACAAGAAAAGAGCGTATTTCAGGCGAGAAAAGTATCAAAAAACAAGAGCAATTTAAAGAGAACAGCGTAGTCGTAAAAAAAGGGATGGCTTTTGTTAGTACTACTTTAGTTATGGGTACGTTAGCTTTACCGACTTTTTCAGCAGTTGCAAGTGCAAATGAATTGGCAGGAAACAGTCAAAAAACAATCGAAAGCAACTTAAATAACGGTACAGATTCTGTTACGGAAGTTCAAGTGCCAGCTGTAGAGTCAACAAATACAGATACTTCATCAGTAGATACAGCCAATTCAGATTCAGCAACAAGTAGCGATTCTTCTGAAGGTACTTCGACTGAAACACCTGATTCTTCTCAAGTAACAGATTCTTCAGCAACACCTGATGCTAGTGAAGAACCAATTTCAAAAGAGGAAGTAAAAGAAGCCGATATTACGGAAGTTCAAGCGCCAGTTGCAAACTATGCGGCGGCAGAAACAATGATGATGGCTCGCAGTATGGCTCCACAATCATTTATTGCTTCAATTGCAGCTTCAGCAACTCAAATTGCAAATGAAAATGATTTATACGCATCTGTTATGATTGCACAAGCTATTTTAGAAAGTGCTTGGGGTGGAAGTGCCTTAGCATCAGCGCCAAACTACAACTTATTTGGTATCAAAGGGAATTATAATGGTCAATCAGTAGCAATGAAAACATTGGAAGACGATGGTCATGGCAATTATTATGAAATTATCGATTATTTTAGAAAATACCCATCTTACCACCAATCTTTACAAGATTATGCACAAGTAATTAAAGGTGGACCAAGCTGGAATCATAATTATTACTCTGGTGCTTGGAAGAGCAACACTTCTTCTTACCGTGATGCAACAGCTTGGTTACAAGGACGTTATGCAACAGATACATCTTACGCTTCAAAATTGAATCGTGTTATTGAATCAAATAATCTAACTCAATACGATACAGGCAGTACAGGAGGCGGAACAACAAACCCTGGAACTGGTGGCAACGAAAATACAGGCGGAAATGGCAATACGGGTGGTAATACAGGCGGTTCAAATGAAAATACTCAAACGTATGTCGTTAAGTCAGGGGATACATTATGGGGAATTGCCAATCAATTTGGCTTAACTGTTGCGAATCTAAAAGCAATGAATAATTTAAGTTCAGACACTATTTTTGTTGGACAACAATTAAAAGTCAAAGGTGGTTCAACAACTACTCCAGTGCCAGATCCAACACCAACACCAGACCCAACGCCAGATCCTGGCAATAGCTCAGTCTATACAGTAAAATCAGGTGATTCATTATGGGAAATTGCCAATAAAAATCGTGTATCGGTAGCAAACTTAAAAGCATGGAACAATTTATCTAGTGATATGATTTTTGTAGGACAAAAATTAACCATTAAAGGTGGTACAGTAACTCCGCCAACAACACCTCCAACCGGAAATACCGGTAATAATAATGGCAATACAGGTTCAACAACAGGAACGTATACAGTAGTAAGTGGCGATTCACTATGGGCAATTGCGAATAAAAATGGCGTATCTGTAGCGAATTTAAAAGCGTGGAATAACTTAACAACCGATACGATTTTTGTTGGACAAAAATTAACTATTAAAGGTGGCACAACCACTGCACCAACAAATCCAACAACACCGCCAGCAGGGAACTCGAATAGTGGCTCAACAACAAGTGGAACGTATACAGTAGTAAGTGGCGATTCATTATGGGCAATTGCGAATAAAAACGGCGTATCCGTGGCAAACTTAAAAGCGTGGAATAAGTTAACAACTGATACGATTTTTGTTGGTCAAAAATTAACTATTAAAGGTGGCACAACCACTGCACCAACAAATCCAACAACACCGCCAGCAGGGAACTCGAATAGTGGCTCAACAACAAGTGGAACGTATACAGTAGTAAGTGGCGATTCATTATGGGCAATTGCGAATAAAAACGGCGTATCCGTGGCAAACTTAAAAGCGTGGAATAACTTAACAACCGATACGATTTTTGTTGGTCAAAAACTAACAATCAAAGGCGGTACAACAAATAATTCAAGTCAACCATCGACAAATAACAATCAATCTAAAACGTATAAAGTCGTAAGTGGCGATTCGTTATGGGCGATTGCCAATAAAAATGGTGTATCCGTAGCAAATTTAAAAGCGTGGAATAACTTAACAAGTGATACAATTTTTGTAGGACAAACGTTAAAAATGAACTAAAAAAATTGAAACAGCATCCTAATCATTAGGGTGCTGTTTTTTTTGATAAAATAACAAATTTATTGTTGACAGCGTTTTCTGTTTCTGATAAGATGACTGTAGTTAATAAATGAAAACGATTTCTTGTGACTATTTAATTAGGCAAGGAAAAAGAGATGAGCACTCAAGTTCATTCCTTTTTCCTTGCCTAATTTTTTTGTTCAATTGAACTAAAAAGGGGGAACGGCAAGTAAGTGAAACGCTGTAGTTAAAAATAAATGTTCTGGAGGAATTAGGATGAAGAAAGAAAACTTAGGAAAACGATATGGCATCGGATTTTCTTATATAGCAATGACTCTTATATTATTTGTTTTATTTTGGGGATTGAGTTTTACTGGAATCGGAGCTTTTACTGGAATTTATGGTGCGTTTAAGATGATTTTCCCACTAGTAGTTGCGATATCGATTGCAGCTGGGATTGGCTTTGATCATAGTGGAGCTTCTGCTTTGGCTGGAGCAGTAGGATATTTGGTTTTTGGAGCATCCTTTTCTGTTTTAATTGATCCTAAAATTCCTTTTTTAGTAACAACTCCAATTAAATTATTTGGTTCAATGGGTTCAGATCAATTCTTCTTTATTCTTTGTGGGTTCATGATGGGAATTGTAGCAGGTGCTTTGTACAATAAATTTTACAATATTAAATTGCCAGAATGGTTAGCCTTTTTTGGCGGACGTCGTTTCGTTCCCATTATTACAAGTATTGTTGCTTTATTTATCGGCTCATTTATTGCCAATGTCATTATTCCGCATTTATAAGAATTAGGGGAGGAAAACGATCATGTTAAATCAAATGCAAAAAATTGGGAAAGCATTAATGCTTCCAATCGCAGTGTTACCTGCTGCTGGGTTGTTAAATCGACTTGGTGCAGCAGATGTGTTAAATGTACCGTTTATGAATGCCGGTGGAAATTCAATTTTCACTTATCTTTCGTTAATGTTCGCAATGGGAATTGCCATTGGATTGTCAAAAGACAATAGCGGGATTGCGGCTCTTGGAGGCGCATTGATTTATTTCGTATTGAACTTTGGTGTTATTGGCGTTAATGAAAACATCAATATGGGTGTTTTCGCTGGTTTTATCGCAGGTCTGATGTCTCCACTGATTTACAACCGTGTGTATGACAAGTATGAAGGTTCGCCTTACTTCAACGGTCGTCATATCGCGTTATTATTGAATGTGATTGCAGCGCTTTTATTAGTCGCTATTTTTGGCCTGATTTGGCCAACGGTTCAAAACGGATTAGACCACATCAACAGCTTTATCGTTGGTGCAGGTGCTTTAGGAGCAGGTGTCTTTGAATTTGCTAACCGTATGTTAATTCCAACAGGCTTGCATCATGTATTAAATTCATACTTGTGGTTTGCCTATGGTTCATTCCCAGACGCTGCAACAGGTGTCATGGCGAATGGCGATATCAACCGTTTCTTTGCGGGAGACCCAACAGCTGGAGCTTTCCAAGTAGGATTCTTCCCAATTATGATGTTCGGCTTACCAGCTGCTGCAATGGCAATGGTGGCTGCAGCTAAACCGAACAAACGTAAAGCAACTTTTGGAATGATGTTATCGGTTGCTGTTACAGCCTTTTTAACAGGTATTACAGAACCGCTTGAGTTTTCATTTATGTTTGTTGCTTTTCCGTTGTATGTAGTTCACGCAGTTTTAGCTGGAATCGCTGGATTTGTAACGAATTTATTAGGCATTAAAATGGGCTTCACGTTCAGTGCAGGGGCGATTGATTATGCGTTAAACTTTGGTCTAGGTACAAAAGCTTGGATGTTGATTCCAATCGGCTTCGTTTTTGCAGTTGTGTACTTTGTGATTTTTTACTTCTCTATTCTTAAATTTGATATTAAAACACCCGGTCGTGAAGACGATGAGGATGAAGCAGATTTAGCAGCAGAAGTTCCAAATGCAGGCGTTCAAACAGCAGTGGCGGGGTTAGGTGCTTCTGAAAATGATGTGGCTCCAACAGGAGATAAATACGACATTATGGCAGCTAAGTATATTACAGCACTTGGCGGACCTGATAATTTCACAAGTATCGACAATTGTACGACTCGTTTGCGTTTACAAATGAAAGATACAAGTATTGTGAACGAGCAAGCGTTGAAAAAAGCAGGAGCACGTGGTGTTGTGAAAATCAACGAAACAGCTGTTCAGGTTATTGTTGGAACCGATGTTGAGTTTATTGCAGATAAATTAAAAAATGAATTGCATAAATAATTTTTTTAGAGGACTTTTTATAAAAAAAGTTCTCTTTTTTTGATTTTTAAGGAGTATTAGGACAAATTTGTGAAATTGTCCGTTTAAAAGAAAACGGTTTCAGTGTATAGTAATGGTAGAACAATAAAACAAGGTGTTTGGAGGTGTTAAATGCTTTTGTAAATGGATTTTTAACTTTTAAGGAAGAAGTAGAAGTAGCGTTTTAAAAATAGGAAAATGAAAAAAACAGGTGATAAAAAGATTTTATTTCACAAACTTATTACCAAAGGATAAGGCATCCTATTTTCTATTTTAAGAATTTAATGATACGATAAATTTATAAATGTAATCGTTTTCTTTAGAGAAGAATTACAAAGAAGGAGTGTGTTTAGAATGGAAGGTTTTTACGGAGAATTGATAGGTACAATGGTATTGATTATTTTTGGAAGCGGTGTCGTTGCAGGGAATGTGTTAGTCAAAGCAAAATCATTTAACATGGGTTGGGTTGGAATTACGATTGCTTGGGCAATTGGGGTAACACTTGGAGTTTATGTAGTTGCTGGAAATAGTCAGGCTCATTTAAATCCTGCAGTGACCTTAGCCTTTGCAGTTATTGGTGCTTTTCCATGGGCAGAAGTACCCGGTTATATTGCCGGTCAGTTGATTGGAGCATTTTTAGGAGCCATTATTGTTTATTTAGTTTATTTGAAACATTGGAAAGCAACTGAAAGTAAAGGGGATAAATTAGCCGTATTTTCAACTGGCCCAGCGATTCGCAGTCCGTTTGCTAATATGATGACAGAAGCGTTAGGCACTTTTGTTTTAACGTTTGGTTTACTTGCAATTGGAGCAAATGAAATTACAGTTGGATTAAACCCAATCATCGTTGGACTATTGATTCTAGGTATTGGATTAGCTCTTGGGGGACCAACGGGTTATGCGATTAATCCAGCACGTGATTTGATGCCACGGATTGCACATGCAGTATTGCCAATTTCAGGTAAAGGCGATTCTGATTGGAGTTATGCTTGGGTACCCGTAGTTGGACCGATTGTCGGTGGGATTTTGGGAGCGATTTTCTATCACTTTATCTATTTAGAAATTTCTATGATTGGATTAATTATTTTTATTGTAGTATTATTCGGCCTAGTCGTAGCTACAAAACAGAAAGACTAATGAATTTTAAGGGAGTGTTGACGGATGGAAAAAAAATATGTCTTAGCAATTGATCAAGGAACAACGAGTACACGAGCAATTTTATTTAATAAAAAAGGGGAAATCGTGCATACATCGCAACGTGAATTTACACAATATTTTCCACAACCAGGCTGGGTGGAACATGATGCGAATGAAATTTGGGTAACGACTTTAGCTGTAATTGCTGGCGTGTTAATTGAGTCTGATACGCGTCCAACACAAATTGATTCAATTGGAATTACCAATCAACGTGAAACGACTGTTGTTTGGGATAAAAATACAGGAATGCCGATTTATCATGCGTTAGTTTGGCAATCAAGACAAACAAGTGATATTGCCAATGATTTGATCAAAGCAGGACATACAGATTTAGTTAAAAGTAAAACAGGATTAAGAGTAGATGCCTATTTTTCAGGAACAAAAGTTAAATGGCTTTTAGACAATGTTGAAGGTGCAAGAAGTCGTGCTGAAAAAGGCGAGCTATTATTTGGAACAATTGATACATGGTTGATTTGGAAATTAACAGGCAATCAGGTTCACGTTACAGATTATACCAATGCGTCAAGAACGATGATGTTCAATATTCATGACTTAAAATGGGACGATGAATTATTAGAATTGCTAGAGATTCCAAAAAGCATGCTCCCAGAAGTTCGCTCTTCTTCTGAAGTTTATGGAAAAACGGTTGAATACCATATGTTTGGTCAACAAGTTCCGATTGCTGGAATTGCAGGAGATCAACAAGCAGCGCTATTTGGTCAAAACTGTTTTGAAAAAGGCATGATTAAAAACACCTATGGAACAGGTTGCTTTATTTTAATGAATACAGGTGAAGAAGCGATTAATTCGGATAACGGCTTAATTACAACGATTGCTTACGGAATTGATGGAAAAGTCAATTATGCTCTAGAAGGAAGTGTCTTCGTTGCAGGGTCTGCCGTTCAATGGTTACGTGACGGGTTAAGAATGTTTACCGATGCTAGTGAAACGGAAGACTATGCGGTTCGCGCTGGGTCAACTGGAGGCGTTTATATGGTTCCTGCATTTGTGGGTCTTGGTGCACCTCATTGGGATACAGATGCTCGTGGTGCTGTGTTTGGTTTAACCCGTGGAACAACCAAGGAATCCTTTATTCGTGCAACGCTAGAATCAATTGCCTATCAATCAAAAGATGTAATGGAAACAATGATTAAAGATTCTAATATTCCGATTACGGAAATGCGGGTAGACGGTGGCGCTGCAAAAAATAATTTCTTAATGCAATTCCAAAGTGACATTTTAAATATTGAAATCAAACGTCCAGAAGTAAACGAAACTACTGCTCTTGGAGCTGCTTATCTAGCTGGTTTAGCAACCGGCTTCTGGAAGAGCATTGATGATATTAAAGCAAACTGGCTTCTTGATAAATCATATAAGCCTGAAATGAAAGAAAAAGAACGTAAAGAATTGTACCAAGGTTGGGAAAAAGCAGTTGCTGCAACAAGAAGTTTTAAAATAAAAGAATAAACCGTTCGTCTAAATTAAAGGGAGTGTTTAAATGATGGAATTTTCATACCAAACAAGAAGCGATAATTTAAAAAAAATGCAGTCAGAACCATTAGATTTACTTGTAGTAGGTGGCGGGATTACCGGATCTGGGATTACATTAGATGCTCGAACACGTGGGCTAAATGTGGGTGTCTTAGAAATGGGAGATTTTGCTTCTGGTACTTCAAGTCGTTCCACTAAATTAGTTCATGGTGGATTACGTTATCTAAAACAGTTTGAAATCAAAGTTGTGCAGGAAGTTGGACAAGAACGAGCAATTGTTTATGAAAATGCTCCTCACGTAACAACGCCATTATGGATGGTATTGCCTTTCTATAAAGGTGGAACATTTGGCTCCTTTACAACGGCAATTGGTCTTGAAATGTACGATCATTTAGCAAAGGTAAAAAAATCTGAACGTCGTTACATGTTGAAACCACTCAGAGCGTTAGAAAAAGAACCTTATTTGAAAAAAGAAGGGTTGAAAGGCGCCGGCGTTTACGTTGAATATCGGACGGATGATGCTCGCTTAACCGTTGAAGTAATGAAAAAAGCAGCTGAAGAAGGAGCGATGATTGCCAATTACGTTAAAGTAGAAAAATTTGTTTATGATTTAGATGGAAAAGTTAAAGGTGTGGCTTTCCGAGATTTAATAAGTGGAGAAACGGGTACTATTTATGCTAAAAAAATTGTCAATGCAGCAGGTCCTTGGGTCGATAAATTAAGAGAATTGGATCACTCAAAAAAAGGAAAAACAATGCACTTAACAAAAGGGGTTCATTTAGTTATTGATCAAGCAAAATTTCCAATTAGTAATGCGATTTATTTTGATACGCCATTTGATGACAATCGAATGATGTTTGCGATTCCTCGTGAAGGGAAAACCTATATTGGGACAACTGACACCAATTATAAAGGCAATCCAAAAGAGCCTGGTGTAACGTTAGAAGACGTTCATTATATTTTAAATGCAGCCAACCAAATGTTTGATATTCCTAAAATTGAAGTAGAGGATGTGGAGTCAAGTTGGTCGGGTGTGCGTCCACTGATTCATGAAGAAGGAAAAGACCCTTCAGAAATTTCTAGAAAAGATGAAATATTCCATTCAGATAGTGGCTTGTTCACCATTGCAGGTGGGAAATTAACAGGCTATCGTAAAATGTCTGAAAAAGTAGTCGATCAAGTTGTCTTAGAATTAGCAGTTGAAACAGGCATAAATTACCAACCAACTAAAACAGAACGATTGCTTTTATCTGGTGGTAACGTAGGTGGCGGGGATAACTTTGAGAACTTTGTAGTTGAAAAAACGCAAGTCGGCATGATGCTTGGATTGTCTAAAGAGGATGCTGAGAATTTAGTTCATCGTTATGGTTCCAACGTAGATACGGTTTATGGTTATTTAAAAACAAGTCAAGAGAGTTCGTTAGACCCAGTAGATTACAGTATGCTCCATTATGGATTAGAGCACGAAATGGTGATAACACCAGTGGATTATCTCTTAAGAAGAAGCAGCCAAATGTTGTTTAATATTCATCATGCTAAAAAAATTAGCCAACAAGTAATTGATGAAATGTCCTCATATTATCAATGGGATGAGGCTGTAAAAGAAGCACATTCAAAAGAAGTGGAAGAACAATTTAAACTCCACACTGAATTTTCAAGTTAAATGTAAAAACACCACTAGTTGATCAAAACTAGGGGTGTTTTATTATTTATTTAAACTGATTTTAATGTCTTCCATGCTTCGATTAGGGCGTTTAAAGACTACTAATTTACTAGTGAAATAATTGATTAAAGAAGCGATGATGTTTGCAATTAATTTTGCTAATACTTCATTGAAGCCCAATAATGAAAAGAACAACCACATTGTTCCCGTATCTGCAATACCTGAAACGACACGAAATCCAACAAAACGACCTGCTTCAATCAGGGTTTCAGGAAGTGGTTTTGCAAGGCGTTTAAAAACAAATTTACGGTTTGTATAGTACCCAAAGAGCACGGTAATAAACCAAACAATAAAATTAATTACTAAATAATGAATAGGTAAAATACGAATGAAAAGTTCATAAAGGCCAATGTTTAGCCCAGTGCCAATCAATCCCCAAAAGAAATAGCGTAAAAATTCATGATACTCTTCTCGTAAAGAACGGATTTTTGCTCTCAGTCTAATCACTCCTTTAACGTGTCATGTCTTATTAATAACAACATTAAGTATTATACTCTTTTTGCATCCTAAAATAAACCAGAATTGATTTAAACGGCTTATTTTAAGAAAAAGATTGTTTTTTTCTTAAAATAATTTAAACTAGAGAAGGAGTTTTTAGGAAAGCAATGAAGGAGAAGATAAAATGAAGAGCTTTTGGCAACAATATAAGTCATCGATGCTTTTATTAGCAGGGTTGATTTTGGGTGGAATCGTAGGCGTTGTATTTGGTGAAAAAGCAACAGTACTACAGCCCTTTGGAGATGTGTTTTTAAATATTATGTTCGTGATGCTCGTACCACTCGTATTTTTTAGTATCTCATCGGCAATTGCAAATATGAATGGCATGAAGCGTTTAGGAAAAATTATGCTAAGTACGCTACTGGTCTTTTTTTCAACAGCATTGGTAGCATCAATTGTTGGATACATTGGTATTTCTGTTTTTAATCCAGTTAAGGGAATTGATGTGGAAAGTGTGAAAGCTTTAATGGGGGCACCTGGAGATGCTGAAAAAATCACGATTGGTGAGCGAATTGTCAATATGTTTACTGTTTCAGATTTTCACTTGCTTCTATCTAAGTCAAGTATGCTGCCGTTGATTGTTTTTTCAATCTTATTTGGCACAGCAACGTCAATGGCTGGCAAACAAGGTGAGGCGGTTGTAACTTTTTTAAATTCAGCAAATAGTGTGATGATGAAAATGGTTCAACTGATTATGTATTATGCACCGATTGGTTTAGGCTGTTACTTTGCTTCAGTTATTGGAACTTTAGGAGCTAAAATAATTGGCGGGTACGCTCGTAGTTTTGTGTTGTATCTAGTTATTGCAGTTCTTTATTATATTGTTTTCTTTACGCTATATGCTTTTATAGCAGGTGGCAAAGCAGGAGTGAAAATTTATTGGAAAAACATTGCAACGCCTTCAATTACAGCCATTGCGACTTGTTCTAGTGCAGCTTGTATTCCTGTTAATTTAGAGTATTCTAAAAAAATGGGTGTTACACCTGATATTGCAGAGACGGTGATCCCCTTAGGTGCAAATACTCATAAAGACGGTTCCGTTATCGGCGGTGTATTAAAAATTGCCTTTTTATATGGTATTTTTGGCAAAGAAATGACGTCACCTAGTGCGATGTTGACCATTATTTTAGGAGCTTTTCTTGTAGGAGCTGTTATGGGGTCAATTCCAGGTGGCGGAATGATTGCTGAAATGTTGATTGTGAATCTTTTTGGATTTCCGCTAGAAGCAGTTCCAGTAATTGTAATCATCAGTACGATTATTGATGTACCAGCAACGTTATTAAATTCTTCTGGAAATAATGTATCTGCAATGTTGGTTACTCGAATTGTGGAAGGGAAAAATTGGTTGAAGGATTATCTTAAAGCTAATCCAGTTTAGAAAAATTGTTAGCAAGAGAAATTGATTTCTCTTGCTAATTTTTTTGTTTTACGATTCTAAGAGGACAGTTGAAAAGTGCGGTGGAATTTGTTAAAATGATTGTATTATTATAGAAAAGACAATGATAAGGAATAGTAGTAAGGAAACTTTGATAGAGAGTGCATGGGTGGTGGAAATGCATAAAGAAGAATTATGAACTCGCCTTTTGAGTCGCTTTACTGAACTAGGAGTAAGTAAGGTCGTAGCACCTGCGTTAAGGGTATGAGGAGTCTAGAAAGCGATGCTTATTTTAGCGTGTTTTTTAGAAAACATAGGTGGTACCACGAATTTGATTTTATTTATTCGTCCTGTGAATGCGAAGCAACGAAAATTTTGTTTTGGATTTACAGGACGATTTTTTATTGTTTCAAAAAAATAACAAGTAAGCATAAGGGAAAGGGAGTCGAAGGTAAATGAGTTTTAACCACAAGACAATTGAAAAAAAATGGCAAAAATATTGGGCAAGTCACAATAGCTTTAACACAACAGAAGACCCAACTAAAGAAAATTTTTATGCGTTAGATATGTTCCCGTACCCATCTGGTCAAGGACTTCATGTCGGACATCCTGAAGGGTATACGGCAACTGATATCTTAGCTAGAATGAAACGTTCACAAGGGTATAATGTTCTTCATCCAATGGGATGGGATGCTTTTGGTTTGCCAGCAGAGCAATACGCATTAGATACAGGAAACGATCCTGCTGAATTTACAGCTCACAATATTGAAACGTTCCGTCGTCAAATCAATTCATTAGGCTTTAGCTATGATTGGAATCGCGAAATCAACACAACGGACCCTCATTATTATAAATGGACACAATGGATTTTTACAAAATTATATGAAAAAGGCTTAGCTTATGAAGCTGAAATTGCCGTTAACTGGTGCCCTGCTCTTGGAACCGTTTTGGCAAATGAAGAAGTCATTGACGGGAAAAGTGAACGTGGTGGATTTCCTGTTTACCGTAAACCGATGAAACAATGGATGCTTAAAATCACGGCATACGCTGAGCGTTTACTAGATGATTTAGAGCTTGTAGACTGGCCTGAAAGCATTAAAGACATGCAACGTAATTGGATTGGAAAATCTGTCGGAGCGAATGTGGAATTTACAGTCAAAGGAACTGATAAGACCTTTACAATATTTACAACACGTCCTGATACACTTTTTGGTGCAACGTATACGGTTTTGGCCCCTGAGCTAGAGTTAGTCAAAGAGATCACAACGCCAGAACAAATGTCAGCAGTAGAAGCTTATATTGAAGAAGTAAGCTTGAAAACAGATTTAGACCGTACCGATTTAGCTAAAGGGAAGACCGGTGTTTTTACCGGAGCGTATGCAATCAATCCTGTAAACGGAAAAGAAATTCCTATTTGGATTGCGGACTATG
This window encodes:
- a CDS encoding DUF1700 domain-containing protein, with protein sequence MNKEHFMIELKLSLRDLSENDRQDVMSDYVEHFENGLAQGKSEEQIAKELGNPKQIAKEILAMYGVEPKAKGPEFSQGDWVAFEANPIYQENHYLPKENHDGLFKRLIKGTGLLFFNLIFVLAPVLTVLGILFAGWLVAITFSLLPLAGIYMLITAFSTIALFQFALTIVFCGVGLLLIALGYPLTLLFAKLMKRYVLWNIYVVFGGTNHEN
- a CDS encoding PadR family transcriptional regulator, whose protein sequence is MNTQFKKGVLGLCVLVLLKKKDCYGYELVETISQHIEISEGTIYPLLRKLTTDGICTTYLQESNEGPSRKYYHLTDLGITYLEKQLIDWQHFADSVETIIELGDDLNHE
- a CDS encoding LysM peptidoglycan-binding domain-containing protein, with protein sequence METTRKERISGEKSIKKQEQFKENSVVVKKGMAFVSTTLVMGTLALPTFSAVASANELAGNSQKTIESNLNNGTDSVTEVQVPAVESTNTDTSSVDTANSDSATSSDSSEGTSTETPDSSQVTDSSATPDASEEPISKEEVKEADITEVQAPVANYAAAETMMMARSMAPQSFIASIAASATQIANENDLYASVMIAQAILESAWGGSALASAPNYNLFGIKGNYNGQSVAMKTLEDDGHGNYYEIIDYFRKYPSYHQSLQDYAQVIKGGPSWNHNYYSGAWKSNTSSYRDATAWLQGRYATDTSYASKLNRVIESNNLTQYDTGSTGGGTTNPGTGGNENTGGNGNTGGNTGGSNENTQTYVVKSGDTLWGIANQFGLTVANLKAMNNLSSDTIFVGQQLKVKGGSTTTPVPDPTPTPDPTPDPGNSSVYTVKSGDSLWEIANKNRVSVANLKAWNNLSSDMIFVGQKLTIKGGTVTPPTTPPTGNTGNNNGNTGSTTGTYTVVSGDSLWAIANKNGVSVANLKAWNNLTTDTIFVGQKLTIKGGTTTAPTNPTTPPAGNSNSGSTTSGTYTVVSGDSLWAIANKNGVSVANLKAWNKLTTDTIFVGQKLTIKGGTTTAPTNPTTPPAGNSNSGSTTSGTYTVVSGDSLWAIANKNGVSVANLKAWNNLTTDTIFVGQKLTIKGGTTNNSSQPSTNNNQSKTYKVVSGDSLWAIANKNGVSVANLKAWNNLTSDTIFVGQTLKMN
- a CDS encoding PTS transporter subunit EIIC, which codes for MKKENLGKRYGIGFSYIAMTLILFVLFWGLSFTGIGAFTGIYGAFKMIFPLVVAISIAAGIGFDHSGASALAGAVGYLVFGASFSVLIDPKIPFLVTTPIKLFGSMGSDQFFFILCGFMMGIVAGALYNKFYNIKLPEWLAFFGGRRFVPIITSIVALFIGSFIANVIIPHL
- a CDS encoding PTS transporter subunit EIIC — its product is MLNQMQKIGKALMLPIAVLPAAGLLNRLGAADVLNVPFMNAGGNSIFTYLSLMFAMGIAIGLSKDNSGIAALGGALIYFVLNFGVIGVNENINMGVFAGFIAGLMSPLIYNRVYDKYEGSPYFNGRHIALLLNVIAALLLVAIFGLIWPTVQNGLDHINSFIVGAGALGAGVFEFANRMLIPTGLHHVLNSYLWFAYGSFPDAATGVMANGDINRFFAGDPTAGAFQVGFFPIMMFGLPAAAMAMVAAAKPNKRKATFGMMLSVAVTAFLTGITEPLEFSFMFVAFPLYVVHAVLAGIAGFVTNLLGIKMGFTFSAGAIDYALNFGLGTKAWMLIPIGFVFAVVYFVIFYFSILKFDIKTPGREDDEDEADLAAEVPNAGVQTAVAGLGASENDVAPTGDKYDIMAAKYITALGGPDNFTSIDNCTTRLRLQMKDTSIVNEQALKKAGARGVVKINETAVQVIVGTDVEFIADKLKNELHK
- a CDS encoding MIP/aquaporin family protein codes for the protein MEGFYGELIGTMVLIIFGSGVVAGNVLVKAKSFNMGWVGITIAWAIGVTLGVYVVAGNSQAHLNPAVTLAFAVIGAFPWAEVPGYIAGQLIGAFLGAIIVYLVYLKHWKATESKGDKLAVFSTGPAIRSPFANMMTEALGTFVLTFGLLAIGANEITVGLNPIIVGLLILGIGLALGGPTGYAINPARDLMPRIAHAVLPISGKGDSDWSYAWVPVVGPIVGGILGAIFYHFIYLEISMIGLIIFIVVLFGLVVATKQKD